In one window of Nocardia brasiliensis DNA:
- a CDS encoding indolepyruvate ferredoxin oxidoreductase family protein, whose protein sequence is MTELADHDLIPAPYDLADRYRVGAGTVVLTGVQAIARQLVEQHVRDLRAGRRVGTFVSGYQGSPLGGVDKMLSGMPNVLAEHDIAFVPGLNEELAATSVWGSQADLPAGSATHDGVVGVWYGKGPGLDRATDALRHANMYGANARGGVLLLVGDDPASKSSTVPAVSERSLAAMNIPVLFPRNAREIITMGLHGVALSRASGCLVALKIVADVADGAWAVEGNVGDIDITVPEITWEGRPFSYLQRPMAAPTDSVIAEADLYGPRWETVKAYSTLNELDVIEVNPAQATIGIAATGTTFDAVRQALIDLGVDDDALIRSGVRLLRIGMPYPIAPQRVQQFAQGLTRLVVVEDKTAFIETQIREILYGTPDAPEIIGKRDAAGRPLFSQDGELTTGRIAKPLCRALDGFVEMKRPLPQPLSLAVLPAKRAAYFCSGCPHNRSTAVPEGSLAGGGIGCHTMVTMSGREDSKVTGLTQMGGEGAQWIGQAPFTDVPHLFQNIGDGTYFHSGQLAVQACVAAKVNITFKLLYNDVVAMTGAQDAEGALAVPRLTHKLATEGVAQIIICADEPKKYRKRDLAAGTRLWHRDRLDEAQRILREIPGVTVLIYDQHCAADARRQRKRGTLPVRQTRVVINEAVCEGCGDCGVKSNCLSVQPVETEFGRKTRIDQTSCNTDYSCLDGDCPSFVTVELPDPAKAKKRKSTQRPTPPVLPDVRFDPPTATQNVFLAGIGGTGIVTVNQVLATAALRAGYDVASLDQIGLSQKAGPVVSHLRFVAGELEPANRLTPGSADCIVAFDLLTATDNKNLAYGSKETTLSVASTSKTPTGDMVYDKSVQYPETPALLSRLEQASRELRSFDALGAAEVLFGNTAAANFLMVGAAYQLGGLRLPAAAIEEAIEINGVAVNANIAAFRWGRVAIARPDEFAAAVGRPQAERAEIKVPADLFDTLTATGETRRLVELRAAELIGFQGVRVARDYVTTVQRVWAAQQRVTDRTEFSEQVARGLFKFTAYKDEYEVARQLIDPAFLDQVAGQLPEGTNLTYKLHPPILRAMGRKKKIGIGPRGHIALKVLAKGKRLRGTKFDIFGYAHVRRVERALLAHYTDMVLALAGSLDEAGYDRAVQAAALADTVRGYEGVKLVNVEVYRNSLRELGIEAPQV, encoded by the coding sequence ATGACCGAGCTCGCCGATCACGACCTGATCCCGGCTCCGTATGACCTCGCCGACCGTTACCGCGTCGGCGCGGGCACCGTTGTCCTCACTGGCGTCCAGGCGATTGCCCGACAGCTGGTGGAGCAGCACGTGCGTGACCTGCGTGCCGGGCGCCGGGTCGGCACCTTCGTCTCGGGCTACCAGGGCAGTCCGCTCGGCGGCGTCGACAAGATGCTCAGTGGCATGCCGAATGTGCTGGCCGAGCACGACATCGCGTTCGTCCCCGGTCTGAACGAGGAACTCGCGGCCACCTCGGTGTGGGGGAGCCAGGCCGATCTGCCCGCCGGGTCCGCCACGCACGACGGTGTGGTAGGCGTCTGGTACGGCAAGGGGCCCGGCCTCGACCGCGCGACGGACGCTTTGCGCCACGCCAACATGTACGGTGCGAACGCGCGCGGCGGTGTGCTGCTGCTCGTCGGTGACGACCCGGCCTCCAAGTCCTCGACGGTGCCCGCGGTGAGCGAACGCTCGCTGGCCGCGATGAACATTCCGGTGCTGTTTCCCCGCAATGCGCGCGAGATCATCACCATGGGCCTGCACGGGGTCGCGCTCTCGCGCGCCTCCGGCTGCCTGGTCGCGCTGAAGATCGTCGCCGATGTGGCCGACGGCGCCTGGGCGGTCGAGGGCAACGTGGGCGACATCGACATCACCGTGCCCGAGATCACCTGGGAGGGACGCCCGTTCAGCTACCTGCAGCGTCCGATGGCCGCGCCGACCGACAGCGTGATCGCCGAGGCCGACCTGTACGGGCCGCGCTGGGAGACGGTGAAGGCGTACAGCACGCTCAACGAACTCGACGTAATCGAGGTGAACCCGGCGCAGGCCACGATCGGGATCGCCGCCACCGGAACGACTTTCGACGCGGTCCGGCAGGCTCTGATCGACCTCGGCGTCGACGACGACGCGCTCATCCGCTCGGGTGTGCGGCTGCTGCGCATCGGCATGCCGTATCCGATTGCGCCGCAACGGGTCCAGCAGTTCGCGCAGGGCCTCACCCGCCTGGTGGTGGTCGAGGACAAGACCGCCTTCATCGAAACGCAGATCCGTGAAATCCTCTACGGCACCCCGGATGCCCCCGAGATCATCGGTAAGCGCGACGCCGCGGGCCGTCCGCTGTTCAGTCAGGACGGCGAGCTCACCACCGGCCGGATCGCCAAGCCGCTGTGCCGCGCGCTCGACGGCTTCGTGGAGATGAAACGCCCACTGCCGCAGCCGCTGTCGCTGGCCGTACTGCCCGCCAAGCGGGCCGCCTACTTCTGCAGCGGCTGCCCGCACAACCGCTCCACGGCCGTGCCGGAGGGCTCGCTGGCCGGTGGCGGCATCGGCTGCCACACCATGGTGACCATGTCCGGTCGTGAGGACAGCAAGGTCACCGGCTTGACCCAGATGGGCGGCGAAGGCGCGCAGTGGATCGGCCAGGCGCCGTTCACCGACGTGCCGCACCTGTTCCAGAACATCGGTGACGGAACGTATTTCCACTCCGGCCAGCTCGCCGTGCAGGCGTGTGTCGCGGCCAAGGTGAACATCACCTTCAAGCTGCTCTACAACGACGTCGTCGCGATGACCGGCGCACAGGATGCCGAGGGCGCGCTCGCGGTGCCCCGGCTCACGCACAAGCTGGCCACCGAGGGGGTCGCGCAGATCATCATCTGCGCGGACGAGCCGAAGAAGTATCGCAAGCGAGACCTGGCCGCCGGCACCCGGCTGTGGCACCGCGACCGGCTCGACGAGGCGCAGCGCATCCTGCGCGAGATCCCCGGCGTCACCGTGCTCATCTACGACCAGCACTGCGCCGCCGACGCGCGCAGGCAGCGCAAGCGGGGCACCCTGCCGGTGCGCCAGACCCGAGTGGTCATCAACGAGGCGGTCTGCGAGGGCTGCGGCGACTGCGGTGTGAAGAGCAACTGCCTGTCGGTGCAACCGGTGGAGACCGAGTTCGGCCGCAAGACCCGCATTGATCAGACCTCCTGCAACACCGACTACAGCTGTCTCGACGGCGACTGCCCGTCGTTCGTCACGGTGGAATTGCCCGATCCCGCGAAAGCGAAGAAGCGTAAGAGCACTCAGCGTCCGACGCCGCCGGTGCTGCCCGACGTGCGGTTCGACCCGCCGACCGCGACGCAGAATGTCTTCCTCGCGGGCATCGGCGGCACCGGCATCGTGACCGTGAACCAGGTGCTGGCGACCGCCGCGCTGCGGGCCGGATACGACGTGGCGAGCCTGGATCAGATCGGCCTGAGCCAGAAGGCGGGCCCGGTCGTCTCGCACCTGCGGTTCGTCGCGGGCGAACTGGAGCCGGCGAACCGGCTGACCCCCGGCTCCGCGGACTGCATCGTCGCCTTCGACCTGCTCACCGCGACCGACAACAAGAACCTCGCCTACGGGTCGAAGGAGACGACTCTGTCGGTCGCCTCCACCAGCAAGACGCCGACCGGGGACATGGTGTACGACAAGTCCGTTCAGTACCCGGAGACGCCCGCGCTGCTGTCCCGGCTCGAGCAGGCCTCGCGGGAACTGCGTTCGTTCGACGCGCTCGGCGCGGCGGAGGTGCTGTTCGGCAACACCGCGGCGGCCAACTTCCTGATGGTCGGCGCCGCGTACCAGCTCGGTGGGCTGCGGCTGCCCGCGGCGGCGATCGAGGAGGCCATCGAGATCAATGGGGTCGCCGTGAACGCGAACATCGCGGCCTTCCGGTGGGGCCGGGTCGCGATCGCCCGCCCGGACGAGTTCGCCGCCGCCGTCGGCCGCCCGCAGGCCGAGCGGGCCGAGATCAAGGTTCCGGCAGACCTTTTCGACACGTTGACCGCCACCGGTGAGACCCGGCGGCTGGTCGAGCTGCGAGCCGCCGAGTTGATCGGCTTCCAGGGCGTGCGGGTCGCGCGCGACTACGTGACGACCGTGCAGCGGGTGTGGGCGGCGCAGCAGCGGGTCACCGACCGGACCGAGTTCAGCGAGCAGGTGGCGCGCGGTCTGTTCAAGTTCACCGCGTACAAGGACGAGTACGAGGTCGCGCGGCAGCTGATCGACCCGGCCTTCCTGGACCAAGTCGCGGGCCAGCTGCCCGAGGGCACCAACCTCACCTACAAGCTGCACCCGCCGATCCTGCGCGCCATGGGCCGCAAGAAGAAGATCGGCATCGGGCCGCGCGGGCACATCGCACTCAAGGTGCTGGCCAAGGGAAAGCGGCTGCGTGGCACCAAGTTCGACATCTTCGGTTACGCGCACGTGCGCCGGGTCGAGCGGGCCTTGCTCGCGCACTACACCGACATGGTGCTGGCACTGGCGGGTTCGCTCGACGAGGCCGGTTACGACCGCGCGGTCCAGGCCGCGGCGCTCGCCGACACGGTGCGTGGTTACGAGGGCGTCAAGCTCGTGAACGTCGAGGTGTACCGAAACAGCCTGCGCGAACTCGGCATCGAGGCGCCGCAGGTGTGA
- a CDS encoding helix-turn-helix transcriptional regulator — protein sequence MNALQLSRGIEATGTTTAFAHPSLRDYLDPADGPWGGLFAAPLRLEFVEYDELGSRDAVAGAPIVLPVHTECQAERLRAIRARHAMALLVAVTNDVTGHSTYSAIRSGANFVVNLAISVERQAEVLRARLLDHAGALPRRPRPAVLGAVPDRASAPAARAQRPGRDSTLSTANGSRAAAPPDRPELDEFDTRLLRMLRTTMTVAEIARQNYLSERSMYRRIRNLYDTLGVSGRNDLMNSAEPTPTRSLTVLRA from the coding sequence ATGAACGCTTTGCAGCTGAGCCGGGGCATCGAGGCGACGGGCACGACCACCGCGTTCGCGCATCCGAGCCTGCGCGACTATCTGGACCCGGCGGACGGGCCGTGGGGCGGACTGTTCGCGGCACCGCTTCGGCTCGAATTCGTCGAGTACGACGAGCTGGGCAGTCGAGACGCCGTCGCGGGTGCGCCGATAGTGCTTCCCGTGCACACCGAGTGTCAGGCCGAGCGATTGCGCGCGATCCGGGCGCGGCACGCGATGGCGTTGCTCGTCGCGGTGACCAACGACGTCACCGGTCATTCGACCTATTCGGCGATCCGGTCGGGGGCGAACTTCGTCGTCAATCTCGCGATCTCGGTGGAGCGCCAGGCCGAGGTGCTGCGCGCCCGGCTCCTCGACCACGCCGGCGCCCTGCCGAGAAGGCCGCGTCCGGCCGTCCTCGGTGCGGTACCCGATCGCGCGTCCGCCCCGGCCGCGCGGGCGCAGCGCCCCGGCCGCGACAGCACGCTTTCCACCGCGAACGGCTCGCGCGCCGCCGCCCCGCCGGACCGACCCGAGCTGGACGAGTTCGACACCCGCCTGCTGCGCATGCTGCGCACCACCATGACCGTGGCCGAAATCGCCAGGCAGAACTACCTTTCGGAACGATCGATGTACCGGCGCATCCGCAATCTCTACGACACCCTCGGCGTCTCGGGCCGCAACGACCTGATGAACTCCGCCGAGCCCACCCCCACCCGCTCCCTCACCGTCCTACGGGCGTGA
- a CDS encoding MDR family MFS transporter → MALTIRQSGKRAQQSAVVTARPDNPGGFTHRQVLIILSGLVLGMFMAALDQTITATAVRTIADDLSGYSLQAWVTTAYLITATLTTPLYGKLSDMYGRRPFLLAAIVIFVGGSLLCTVAQSMYELAVFRAIQGVGAGGLMSLASAVLGDIVSPRERARYQGHFLATWALASVIGPVLGGVFAGQHSILGVTGWRWVFLVNVPVGLIALVVVYRVVRIPRVNQGRVAVDWLGTAAFAIGITPILIVAEQGRSWGWTSAGAVSCYLIGALGVIAFVAIEARMGDAALIPLRLFRNRTFAMGVAIALVVGAALFGGIILVPQYLQVVRGASPVAAGLQLLPMVVGLLVGSAVSNRLISRTGRYRIFPIAGTAAVALGLFLFHYLTPDTPLWRTMIFMAITGIGLGNLLQPITLAIQNAAAPADMGVSSAAATFFRQVGGTLGVAALLSTLFGLLPSRVDAAVTSAGTDPAYRQAVVAGLHSANPADVAFAQGLARHDPAAVQRIFDDSSLIQRLDPTLAAPLQTGFADAMSTVYLVSAGLAVLALVLVLCWKEIPLRESGGLDR, encoded by the coding sequence ATGGCGCTGACTATTCGGCAATCCGGAAAACGCGCACAGCAGAGCGCCGTGGTGACGGCTCGACCGGACAATCCGGGCGGATTCACCCATCGGCAGGTGCTGATCATCCTGAGCGGCCTGGTGCTCGGGATGTTCATGGCGGCCCTGGATCAGACCATCACGGCGACCGCGGTGCGGACCATCGCCGACGACCTGTCCGGTTACTCGTTGCAGGCGTGGGTCACCACCGCGTATCTGATCACCGCGACCCTGACCACGCCGCTGTACGGGAAATTGTCGGATATGTACGGCCGCAGGCCTTTTCTGCTCGCCGCGATCGTGATCTTCGTCGGCGGCTCGTTGCTGTGCACGGTCGCGCAATCGATGTACGAGCTGGCGGTGTTCCGGGCGATCCAGGGTGTCGGCGCGGGTGGGCTGATGTCGCTGGCCTCGGCGGTGCTCGGGGATATCGTGAGTCCGAGGGAGCGGGCGAGGTATCAGGGTCACTTCTTGGCGACCTGGGCGCTGGCCAGCGTGATCGGTCCGGTGCTCGGCGGCGTCTTCGCGGGGCAGCACAGCATTCTCGGCGTAACGGGCTGGCGCTGGGTCTTTTTGGTGAACGTGCCGGTGGGCCTGATCGCGCTGGTGGTGGTGTATCGCGTGGTGCGGATCCCTCGGGTGAACCAGGGGCGGGTCGCGGTGGACTGGTTGGGCACCGCCGCGTTCGCGATCGGCATCACGCCCATCCTGATCGTCGCCGAACAGGGACGGAGCTGGGGTTGGACCAGTGCGGGCGCGGTGAGCTGCTACCTGATCGGTGCGCTCGGTGTGATCGCGTTCGTCGCCATCGAGGCCAGGATGGGTGACGCCGCGTTGATTCCGTTGCGGCTGTTCCGAAATCGCACGTTCGCGATGGGTGTCGCGATCGCGCTGGTGGTCGGTGCCGCGCTGTTCGGCGGGATCATTCTCGTTCCGCAGTACCTTCAGGTGGTGCGTGGCGCCAGTCCGGTCGCGGCGGGGTTGCAGCTGTTGCCGATGGTGGTCGGGCTGCTGGTCGGCTCGGCGGTGTCCAACCGGCTGATCAGCAGGACCGGGCGCTATCGCATATTCCCGATCGCGGGCACCGCGGCGGTCGCGCTCGGCCTGTTCCTGTTCCACTATCTGACGCCGGACACGCCGCTGTGGCGCACCATGATCTTCATGGCGATCACCGGGATCGGCCTCGGAAACCTGTTGCAGCCCATCACTTTGGCGATTCAGAACGCCGCCGCGCCCGCGGACATGGGGGTGTCCAGCGCGGCCGCGACGTTCTTCCGGCAGGTCGGCGGCACGCTGGGGGTCGCGGCCCTGCTGTCGACGCTGTTCGGCCTGCTGCCGTCGCGGGTGGACGCGGCCGTCACGTCGGCGGGTACCGACCCGGCCTACCGGCAGGCAGTGGTGGCGGGGCTGCACAGCGCCAACCCGGCCGATGTCGCGTTCGCGCAGGGGCTTGCCCGCCACGATCCCGCGGCGGTGCAGCGGATCTTCGACGACAGCTCGCTCATTCAGCGGCTGGATCCGACCTTGGCCGCCCCCTTGCAGACCGGCTTTGCCGACGCCATGTCGACGGTCTATCTGGTGTCCGCGGGCCTCGCCGTGCTCGCTCTGGTGCTGGTGCTGTGCTGGAAGGAGATCCCGCTACGCGAGTCCGGCGGTCTGGACCGGTAA
- a CDS encoding acyl-CoA thioesterase translates to MVELLDAMAVEEIDTNYFRGKRQHRTALMRTFGGEVAARALAAGSTGMPAQFIVHSIHGYFVRPTTPEVPLDYHVDTVKLGRSFGVRRIRAVQRGKETFLMVASYHVGDRGVRHADPCPDAPDPEALPRIGAGDAGNEWEGWDIRRVPDGPTSAARQQVWLRYTGELPPCTVTHSCALTYASDMTLLGAAVAPYPGIAIQTAALDYSIWFMRPCRVDDWLLYDEISPSADGGRAFTQGRIFSRDGQLVAMVAQERMLRLAEPEFDTGLAAKAAS, encoded by the coding sequence ATGGTTGAGTTGCTCGACGCGATGGCCGTAGAGGAAATCGACACGAACTATTTCCGCGGTAAGCGCCAGCACCGCACCGCGCTCATGCGCACCTTCGGCGGGGAGGTGGCGGCCCGAGCACTGGCGGCGGGGTCGACCGGGATGCCCGCGCAGTTCATCGTGCATTCGATCCACGGGTACTTCGTTCGCCCGACCACACCGGAGGTTCCGCTCGACTATCACGTCGACACGGTCAAGCTCGGACGGTCGTTCGGGGTGCGCCGGATCAGGGCGGTGCAGCGGGGTAAGGAGACGTTCCTGATGGTCGCCTCGTATCACGTGGGCGATCGCGGTGTGCGGCACGCCGACCCGTGCCCGGACGCGCCGGACCCGGAGGCGCTGCCGCGCATCGGCGCCGGCGACGCGGGCAACGAGTGGGAGGGCTGGGACATTCGCCGGGTGCCCGACGGCCCGACAAGCGCAGCGCGCCAGCAGGTTTGGCTGCGCTACACCGGTGAGCTGCCGCCCTGCACGGTGACCCACAGCTGCGCGCTGACCTACGCCAGCGACATGACGCTGCTCGGCGCGGCGGTCGCGCCGTATCCCGGCATCGCCATCCAGACCGCCGCGCTCGACTACTCGATCTGGTTCATGCGCCCGTGCCGGGTCGACGATTGGCTGCTGTACGACGAGATCTCGCCGTCGGCCGACGGCGGCCGGGCCTTCACCCAGGGCCGGATCTTCAGCAGGGACGGCCAATTGGTCGCGATGGTCGCGCAGGAGCGGATGCTGCGGTTGGCCGAGCCGGAGTTCGATACCGGGCTCGCCGCGAAGGCGGCGTCCTGA
- a CDS encoding cytochrome P450 family protein codes for MTKPLIRLGAEFLYNPYPVYDELRAQGPVHHVLLPNGLSTWLVVDYQLGRAVLADDRVRKDAASIAPITTRLRGETDGMTAVSTDLWKHMLSSDPPDHTRLRRLVSKAFTARTVDQLHPRIEALADELLDRMAGTDEVDLIEGYALPIPITVICELFGVPEADRNRFRELSTTMTATSAENVEDPDAADSPFYATAAQRAAASVELATYLIGLIAERGKDLGDDLLSQLILANHEGDKLSDQELIAMLFLILVAGHETTVNLIGNGLLAVLRDRALYEELTAAPEQIPAAIEEFLRYESPVHVSTLRYTAEPITLAGIDIPADELISVSLLAANHDPGQFARPDDIRIGQTTKGGHLAFGHGIHYCVGAPLARLEARLAFEKILTRYPNMRLAEPVRWRPSSTFRGVQALTVVVE; via the coding sequence ATGACCAAGCCACTGATCAGACTCGGCGCCGAGTTCTTGTACAACCCCTATCCCGTCTACGACGAACTGCGTGCGCAGGGACCGGTCCATCACGTGCTGCTGCCCAACGGGCTGTCCACCTGGCTGGTCGTCGACTACCAACTCGGGCGCGCGGTGCTCGCCGACGACCGGGTCAGGAAGGACGCGGCCAGCATCGCGCCGATCACGACCCGCCTGCGCGGCGAGACCGACGGGATGACCGCGGTGAGCACCGACCTGTGGAAGCACATGCTCAGCTCGGACCCGCCGGACCACACCCGGCTGCGCAGGCTGGTCAGCAAGGCCTTCACCGCGCGCACGGTCGACCAATTGCACCCGCGGATCGAGGCATTGGCCGATGAACTGCTCGACCGGATGGCCGGAACGGACGAGGTCGACCTGATCGAGGGCTACGCGCTCCCGATCCCGATCACGGTGATCTGCGAGCTGTTCGGGGTGCCGGAGGCCGACCGGAACCGGTTCCGCGAGCTCTCGACCACGATGACGGCGACGTCGGCGGAGAATGTCGAGGATCCCGACGCGGCCGACTCACCGTTCTACGCCACCGCCGCCCAGCGCGCCGCGGCGAGTGTCGAGTTGGCCACCTATCTGATCGGGTTGATCGCCGAACGCGGCAAGGATCTGGGCGATGATCTGCTGTCCCAGCTGATCCTGGCCAATCACGAGGGCGACAAGCTCAGCGATCAGGAACTCATCGCCATGCTGTTCCTGATCCTGGTGGCCGGGCACGAGACGACGGTGAACCTGATCGGCAACGGGCTGCTCGCCGTGTTGCGTGATCGGGCGCTGTACGAGGAACTCACGGCCGCCCCCGAACAGATCCCGGCCGCGATCGAGGAATTCCTGCGCTACGAGAGCCCGGTCCACGTGTCCACGCTGCGCTACACCGCGGAGCCGATCACGTTGGCGGGCATCGACATTCCGGCCGACGAGCTGATCTCGGTGTCGTTGCTCGCGGCCAATCACGACCCCGGCCAGTTCGCGCGGCCAGACGACATCCGGATCGGGCAGACCACCAAGGGCGGGCATCTGGCGTTCGGGCACGGCATCCACTACTGTGTCGGCGCGCCGCTCGCCCGGCTTGAGGCGCGGCTCGCGTTCGAGAAGATCCTGACCAGGTATCCGAACATGCGCCTCGCCGAGCCGGTGCGCTGGCGGCCGAGCAGCACCTTCCGCGGCGTGCAGGCACTGACCGTCGTGGTCGAATGA
- the amaB gene encoding L-piperidine-6-carboxylate dehydrogenase, with protein MTDVQSASESRTNEAALGDQTTQELAQRAAAVLRGLGVESPEPGELPARSPITGTQLLTLRASSLDEVDAAIERAATAFGAWRTVPAPVRAALVRRLGELLTTHKSELAELVTLEAGKIGAEAAGEVQEMIDVCEFAIGLSRQLYGQTMPSERPGHRLMETWHPLGVVGVISAFNFPVAVWAWNTAIALVCGDTVVWKPSETTPLTALACHTLLRRAARDVGADPEVHQLIQGAAEVGARLVDDERVALVSATGSVRMGRIVAPRVAERFGRCLLELGGNNGAIVTPSADLELAARGIVFAAAGTAGQRCTTLRRLIVHTDVVGALVERIESAYRQLRVGNPLEDGVLVGPLIDGRAYAGMRAALDRALADGGELICGGERVDGFGEDAYYVRPAIVRMPAQTAVVREETFAPILYVLTYDDFDSAIALHNAVPQGLSSAVFTTDQREAERFLAADGSDCGIANVNIGTSGAEIGGAFGGEKQTGGGRESGSDSWKAYMRRATNTINYSAELPLAQGIKFG; from the coding sequence ATGACAGATGTGCAGAGCGCTTCCGAGTCGCGGACCAACGAAGCCGCGCTCGGCGACCAGACCACTCAGGAACTCGCGCAGCGGGCCGCGGCGGTGCTGCGCGGACTCGGCGTCGAATCCCCCGAACCCGGCGAACTGCCCGCACGCAGCCCGATCACCGGCACTCAGCTGCTGACCCTGCGAGCCAGCTCGCTGGACGAGGTCGATGCCGCGATCGAGCGGGCCGCCACGGCCTTCGGCGCCTGGCGCACGGTCCCCGCCCCGGTCCGGGCCGCGCTGGTGCGCAGGCTCGGCGAGCTGCTCACCACCCACAAGAGCGAACTCGCCGAGCTCGTCACGCTGGAGGCGGGCAAGATCGGCGCCGAGGCCGCGGGTGAAGTGCAGGAGATGATCGACGTCTGCGAGTTCGCGATCGGTCTGTCCCGGCAGCTGTACGGGCAGACGATGCCCTCCGAGCGCCCCGGCCACCGGCTGATGGAGACCTGGCACCCGCTCGGTGTCGTAGGGGTCATCTCGGCGTTCAACTTCCCGGTCGCGGTCTGGGCGTGGAACACCGCGATCGCGCTGGTCTGCGGCGACACGGTGGTGTGGAAGCCCTCGGAGACCACCCCGCTCACCGCGCTGGCCTGCCACACCCTGCTGCGCCGCGCGGCACGCGACGTCGGCGCGGATCCCGAAGTGCACCAACTGATCCAGGGCGCGGCCGAGGTCGGCGCGCGGCTGGTCGACGACGAGCGGGTCGCGCTGGTGAGCGCCACCGGTTCGGTGCGGATGGGCCGCATCGTCGCGCCGCGGGTGGCCGAGCGGTTCGGTCGCTGCCTGCTGGAGCTGGGCGGCAACAACGGCGCGATCGTCACGCCCTCAGCGGATCTGGAGCTCGCCGCGCGCGGCATCGTGTTCGCCGCGGCGGGCACCGCGGGCCAGCGGTGCACCACCCTGCGCCGGTTGATCGTGCACACCGATGTGGTCGGGGCACTGGTCGAGCGGATCGAGAGCGCCTATCGGCAACTGCGCGTCGGCAATCCGCTCGAGGACGGCGTGCTCGTCGGCCCGCTGATCGACGGCCGCGCCTACGCGGGCATGCGCGCCGCGCTGGACCGGGCGCTGGCCGACGGCGGCGAACTGATCTGCGGCGGTGAACGAGTCGACGGCTTCGGCGAGGACGCGTACTACGTGCGCCCGGCGATCGTACGGATGCCCGCGCAGACGGCGGTGGTGCGCGAGGAGACCTTCGCGCCGATCCTGTACGTGCTGACCTACGACGACTTCGACAGCGCGATCGCCCTGCACAACGCGGTGCCGCAGGGACTATCGTCGGCCGTGTTCACCACCGACCAGCGCGAGGCCGAACGCTTCCTCGCCGCGGACGGTTCGGACTGCGGTATCGCCAACGTCAACATCGGCACCTCCGGCGCCGAGATCGGCGGCGCGTTCGGCGGTGAGAAGCAGACCGGCGGCGGACGGGAATCCGGCTCGGATTCCTGGAAGGCGTACATGCGCCGGGCCACCAATACGATTAACTACTCCGCCGAACTGCCACTGGCACAAGGGATCAAGTTCGGCTGA
- a CDS encoding Lrp/AsnC family transcriptional regulator: MADTPARPVLDDIDRLLIRELMADGRATLSNLAEKASLSVSAVQSRVRRLEARGVIRGYTAHVDPEALGQLLSAFVAITPLDPSQPDDAPAVLQHIPGIEACHSVAGDESYMLLVRVASPRHLEQLLQEIRATANVRTRSTIILQTFYDR; the protein is encoded by the coding sequence ATGGCGGATACACCGGCAAGACCAGTACTCGACGACATAGATCGCCTGCTGATTCGTGAATTGATGGCCGATGGACGCGCCACGTTGTCGAATCTGGCCGAGAAGGCGAGCCTGTCGGTTTCCGCCGTGCAGTCGCGGGTGCGCAGGTTGGAAGCGCGCGGCGTGATCCGCGGGTACACGGCGCACGTCGACCCCGAGGCGCTCGGCCAGCTGTTGTCGGCATTCGTCGCGATCACTCCTCTCGACCCGTCGCAGCCGGATGATGCCCCGGCAGTGTTGCAGCACATCCCCGGGATCGAGGCGTGCCACTCGGTGGCAGGCGACGAGAGCTACATGCTGTTGGTCAGGGTGGCCTCGCCGCGGCACCTCGAGCAGCTGCTGCAGGAGATCAGGGCGACCGCCAACGTCAGGACTCGAAGCACCATCATCCTGCAGACATTCTATGACAGGTAG